A window of Streptomyces sp. NBC_01689 genomic DNA:
GGGGAGCAGATCGACGAAGCCGGCCCCCGCGCACTGCTGCCGCGGCCTGCCCAGTTGAGTGGCCATCGCGGCGTTGAGGGAGCGGATGACGCCGTCGGGGGTCAGAAGAGCCGACGGTGTAGCCATCTGAAGGAGTTCGTCCGAGGCGTCCATTGCCGCTCACTCTCCATCGTCGAGCGATATGACCTCGTCCTTCACCAGACTATCCGGCGCGGTGCGGGTCGCGTCCGGTTGCGGCCGGGCTCGGGCGGTCGGCCGGGCGCACCTCGGGACGGGGGAGGGGGCGTCAGGGTTCTTCGCTCATGGACCACGCTCGCGGAGCGATGCGCTGTGGCGCTCCGCGGGCATCGAACGCCAGATCGACTCCATTGACGGTGCCCGGGGCCTTGCTCTCGACGCCTGAGGGCTGAGGGCTCCCTCGCGCCGGGCGGCCGGGCGTCCACGAGATGCCGGCCAGAGTCTTCGAGATCGCCCCGGACGACTTGGACGCCCCGGACGACCTGGATGCGCTGGAGGGCGTGGCGACCGGGACGACCCGGACGGTCGCATCGTCGTCCTCAAGGGTGCGCCGTGGATCGAACGCCCTCGTGGAGCCGCGAACGCGGGCTCAGTCGCGAGCGAAGCACGCGATGTGGTCCAGGGCCATGTCCAGCGCGACGGCCATCAACTCGGAGCTGTGAGCGTTCTGCGCCAGCACGTAACCACCCTGCAGGGCGGCCAGCAGGCCCGTGCCCAGGCGCTGCGGGTCCGTGTCCTCGGCGAGCACGCCGAGGCGGCGGAGCCGACTCAGGGTCTCGACGAGCATCCGCCGCCAGGCATCGATGGTGGCGTTGAGCGCCTGGCGGGACCGTTCGTCGTTGTCGGACAGTTCGATCGACATCGCGCCCAGCGCACACCCGTACGAACCGTCCTGCAGCGAGTTGGCCTGGACCAGGGCGTCACGCCAGCGGCGCAGTCCGGCGAGGGTCCGCACGCCGCGCAGGTGCTGTTCCTCGCGGGCGAGGACGAACTCCGACTGCACGTCGATCACGGCGTGGACCAGCGCGAGCTTGTCCCCGAAGTGGTTGTACAGCTGGGACTTGCTCGTGCCGCTCGCCAGCCGGACGTCGTCGAGCGTGGTGGCGCTGACGCCCCGGACGTAGAACAGCTTGGCCGCCGCGTCCACGATCCGTGAACGGGTCTCAAGGCCGCGTGGCGTGCGGCGGGCACCGCTGGTTCCGGGCACGACGCCTCCCTCGGGCATGTCACTCACGCGCGCTGCTCGGCCGCGGGGTGCACCACCAGGGCGGTGGCCTCGCTCTCCGCGCGGAGAGCGGTCCGGATCAGTTCTGGCACCCATACGAGCATATACACCGACCGGTGGGAGGCGGCGGTGCTGTGAGTCCTCGGGCAGGTGCCGAGGCCGAGGGGGGTCCGGGAGCCGGTGCCTTCGTTCTGGTTCCGCCCTCATCTGAGGTTGGACTAAACAGTCCACAAAATTCGGCGGGGTCGAGCCCGGAAGGGACCGGCGCCGGACCGTCTGAAGTCGCTCGTTCCGGCCGCTTGAATCAGTCATGGAACAGCCTGTATAGGTCTCCAACCTGCTGAGTTGGTGATCTGATGCGACATTGCCGCGCCTGTGAGCTGCCTGGTGGGCCGGCCTGTCCCGGAGGGGGGTTGCATGGAATTTTCTGGTCTGTATAGTCCTTCTTATGTGGTGTCCGGCGCGATGAGGAGATCAAGGACGTCGGCGCGGACGGCGACGCCGAGCTCGCGGCCGTACGGAGTGCCGGGTGTTCCGGGGGGCGCCGGCTCGCGGGGGAGTCCTCCTCGACGGACGCGTTCGCGTTACGGACGGCGTCCTGCTCGCGAGCGTCACGGTGGCGGTGCGGTACCCGCTCACCGACATCCTCGACAAACCGATACCGCCGCCAACACCCCACCCACCGGCGGGAGTCCGGAGTCCCGACGTGGCCCGGCTGCGCGCGGCCGGCACACCCCTCAGTGAGTCAACGATCCCTCAGGAAGGCTCGACATGCCGGGCTCCGAACTCTATGAGCGCTTCATGGCGCTGCACACCCGCGACGGCGGCCTGGTCATGCCGAACGCGTGGGACGGTCTCTCGGCCCTGATCCTGGCCGATGCCGGCATCGAGGCGATCGCGACATCGTCCGCGGCGATCGCCGCCACGCTCGGCCGCCTCGACGGGCGTCACGCGGTCACCCGCGAAGAGCACCTCGGTCATGCGCGGCTGCTCGGCCGCCTCACCGGTCTGCCCGTCAACGGAGACTTCGAGGACGGGTATGGCGCCACGCCGGAAGACGTCGCCGCGACCGTCGAGGCCGCCGTGCAGTCCGGCCTGGCCGGCATCGGCGTGGAGGACACCTCGGGTGATCCCGGGAGGCCGATCCGCGACTTCGACGAGGCGGTCGCCCGCGTACGGAGCGCCGTCGGCGCCTCCAGGGGACGCATCGTCGTCACCGGCCGCACCGACAACTTCATCCAGGGACGGCCCGACCTCGACGACACCATTCGGCGTCTGACGGCCTTCGCCGAGGTGGGCGCGGACGTGGTCTACGCGCCGTTCCCACCCGACCGCGACGCACTCGTCGCGATCGTCACCGCGGTCGCCCCGACACCGGTCAACGTCCTGGTGTCCCCGGCGGACAAGGCGCTGACCGTCGCCGAACTCCAGGAGGCCGGGGTCAAGCGCATCAGTCTGGGCCCGCTGCTCTACACCCACGCGATGGCGGCCGTCGAACAGGCCACGCAGGCGCTCCTCGCGGGCGACCTCGCCTCGGCGACGACAGGCATGAGCTTCGCGCGCGTCAACGAACTGCTCGACCGCGGCGAGAACTGACCCGAACAGCACAGATCACCGACGTTTCTTCCAACGATCGCACGACAAAGGCAGGTTGACATGAATCTCGACAAGCTCATGAACAAGCACCTCACCCGGTACTTCGACCCGGGCAGGACGATTCCCGAGGACACGCTTCAGCGACTGCTGGGATTCCTGCGCTCCACGCCGTCGTCGACGAATGTGCAGCCCAACCACTTCTACGTCCTCGCCACGCCCGAGGGCAAGGAGCGGCTGGCGGCCAACCTCGGCGAACGGTTCCAGGACAACGCCGAGAAGATCCTGAACGCCTCGCACACCGTCATCCTCACCACCAGAGCGGATCTCCCCGACAGCCACCTGGACGCGGTGTTCGGCAAGGAGAGGGCCGACGGCCGGTTCCCCGACCCGGCGAAGCAGGCCCTGTGGGAGTCCATGACCCGCGACTTCCTCAACCTGCGCAACTACGGCTACAAGGACCTGAACCACTGGATGGAGAAGCAGACCTACCTGGCCATGGGGCTGACCATGATGGCGGCCGCCGAGCTCGGTGTCGAAGCCATGCCGCTCGAAGGGTTCGACCCGACCAGTGTCGACAAGGCGTTCAAGATCCGCGAGACCGGACACACCACGACGGTGCTGCTGGCCCTCGGCTATCCCGACCCGGCGAAGGTGTACGCCAGCCCGATCTCGCGCTTCGAGACCGACCGGCTCTTCACCTTCGTCTGAACCGTCCCGCCGCGGGGACCCCCCCGAGCCCGAAGCCCGCACACGGCGGACACCCACGGTCCCCGATGCCGGCCCACCCCGCATCACGGGACCGGTGGCCGCCGTCGGCGGAACGCCGCTGCCCGGGGCGCCGGTGATCCGGAACCCGTCGGCACGGCCGCGTGCGAGACCGAAGATCTACTGTGAAGGCGTGCGGAATGTCCCGTTCGACACCGCTGCCGGATGTGCGTTCCCGGCCCGAACCTCCTGGTGGGCCGGACCGAGTGAGAGGACAACGATCTGCTGTGAAGGCATGCGGAGTATCCACGGCCGAGAAGGAAGTCGTCCTGCTGGAACTGCCCGAACCGCCATCTCCCCAGCCCGGTCAGATCCTGGTGCAGGTCGAGGCGGCCGGAGTCGGTCCGTGGGACGAACTGGAGATCGACGCCCGCTGGGACGTAGGGCTGCGCCCCCCGGCGGCACTGGGAGTCGAGGGCGCGGGCAAGGTGCTGGCCGTCGGTGCGGATGTCACCGGGTTCGCCGTGGGCGACCGGGTGCTCGCACACGAGGCCCCGCTGCCCGGGGGCAGCGGTTTCTGGGCCGAACGCGTTCTGATCAGCGCGGAACACACGGCACTCTGCCCGCCCGGCTTGGACGCCGCGCACGCGGCGGCACTGCCGGTCAACGGACTCACCGCGGTGCAGGCCCTGGAGAAGCTGGACCTCGGCCGGGGACAGCGGCTCCTGATCACCAACGGAGGCGGGGGCACCGGAGCCCTGGCCGTCCAGCTCGCCGCGGCCGACGGCATCGAGGTGACCACGACCGCGTCCGCCGGCGCCACTGAGCGCCTGCTGGGCCTGGGAGCCACCGAGGTCGTCGACTACCACGACCCGGACTGGCCGGCCAAGGTGCGCGGCGGGTTCGACGCCGCCCTCATCGTCGCCGAAGGTACTGCGGACGCGGCCCTGCCGCTGGTGCGGGACGGTGGCCGACTGTGCTCCCTGACCTCGGACGCGCCCCCGGAGGAACGGGGCATCACGAGCTGGGACCTCTACATCGAGCCGAACGCGGCACAGCTCGTCCAGCTGGCGGAGCAGGCCGCGGCGGGAACCCTGAGCCTCGCACCGGAAGCCCGGCCGCTGAGCGAGGGACCGGCGGCGTTCACCCAGGTGGTCGCCGGACGGGCCGGCGGCAGGAAGATCGTGCTCATCCCCGCA
This region includes:
- a CDS encoding TetR/AcrR family transcriptional regulator gives rise to the protein MPGTSGARRTPRGLETRSRIVDAAAKLFYVRGVSATTLDDVRLASGTSKSQLYNHFGDKLALVHAVIDVQSEFVLAREEQHLRGVRTLAGLRRWRDALVQANSLQDGSYGCALGAMSIELSDNDERSRQALNATIDAWRRMLVETLSRLRRLGVLAEDTDPQRLGTGLLAALQGGYVLAQNAHSSELMAVALDMALDHIACFARD
- a CDS encoding isocitrate lyase/PEP mutase family protein; the protein is MPGSELYERFMALHTRDGGLVMPNAWDGLSALILADAGIEAIATSSAAIAATLGRLDGRHAVTREEHLGHARLLGRLTGLPVNGDFEDGYGATPEDVAATVEAAVQSGLAGIGVEDTSGDPGRPIRDFDEAVARVRSAVGASRGRIVVTGRTDNFIQGRPDLDDTIRRLTAFAEVGADVVYAPFPPDRDALVAIVTAVAPTPVNVLVSPADKALTVAELQEAGVKRISLGPLLYTHAMAAVEQATQALLAGDLASATTGMSFARVNELLDRGEN
- a CDS encoding nitroreductase family protein; translation: MNLDKLMNKHLTRYFDPGRTIPEDTLQRLLGFLRSTPSSTNVQPNHFYVLATPEGKERLAANLGERFQDNAEKILNASHTVILTTRADLPDSHLDAVFGKERADGRFPDPAKQALWESMTRDFLNLRNYGYKDLNHWMEKQTYLAMGLTMMAAAELGVEAMPLEGFDPTSVDKAFKIRETGHTTTVLLALGYPDPAKVYASPISRFETDRLFTFV
- a CDS encoding NADP-dependent oxidoreductase, which gives rise to MKACGVSTAEKEVVLLELPEPPSPQPGQILVQVEAAGVGPWDELEIDARWDVGLRPPAALGVEGAGKVLAVGADVTGFAVGDRVLAHEAPLPGGSGFWAERVLISAEHTALCPPGLDAAHAAALPVNGLTAVQALEKLDLGRGQRLLITNGGGGTGALAVQLAAADGIEVTTTASAGATERLLGLGATEVVDYHDPDWPAKVRGGFDAALIVAEGTADAALPLVRDGGRLCSLTSDAPPEERGITSWDLYIEPNAAQLVQLAEQAAAGTLSLAPEARPLSEGPAAFTQVVAGRAGGRKIVLIPA